The Deltaproteobacteria bacterium genomic interval CGCCGACGGCAGCCACTTCATCCTCTCGGGGGTGAAGCGCTGGATCACCAACGGTAGCATCGCCGACGTCGCCATCGTCTGGGCGAAAGCCGCCGACGGCATCCGTGGCTTTCTGGTAGAGCGGGGGATGCCGGGCTACAGCGCGCACGACATCAAGGGCAAGTTCTCGCTGCGCGCCTCGATCACCTCCGAGCTGGTCCTCGACGAGGTGCGGGTGCCGCACGCCAACCTGCTGCCCGAGGTGGTTGGGCTCAAAGGGCCGTTCTCCTGTCTCAACCAGGCCCGCTACGGCATCGTCTGGGGCGCCATCGGCGCGGCCCTGGCCTGCTATCAAGTGGCGCTCGAGTACGCCCAGAACCGCACGCAATTCGACCGGCCGCTGGCCGGCTTCCAACTGGTACAACAGAAGCTGGTGCACATGGTGACGGAGATTACCAAGGGGCAGCTGCTGGCGTGGCGGCTGGGCCAACTCAAGGATGCCGGCCGTGCCCGCCCACAACAGATCTCGCTCGCCAAGCGTAATAACGTCGGCCACGCCCTGGAAATCGCCCGCCTCGCCCGCGATATTCTCGGCGCCAGCGGCATCGTCAATGAATACCCGGTGATCCGCCACATGCTCAACCTCGAGACGGTGAATACCTACGAGGGCACATATGACATGCACACCCTCATCGTCGGCCGCGACCTCACCGGTTTGGATGCGATCCGGTGAGCGCGTACCGGCCGGAGCAGCGCGGGAGTAAGGCGCAAGATGCGTCGCGGTAATGCGAAACGCGAGCGCTCCGGCGGCGGCTCGCCGCTGTCGCTCAAGCTCCAACGCCAGTTGCACGCTTGGCGGGTCGAGCAGGCCCTGGCCGCCGGTGAATCGGTGGTGGTGGTGGAAAAGACCTACCGCTTGCGCGATGGCCAGCTGGCGACGCTGGCTTTCGACCGCGACGACGAGGGCCGCCTGTGCGTCGGCTACGCGGTCGACGAAGGCGGCTGGGTAATGGTCGAAAGCGAGCCCGTCAGCGTCCGGACCCTGGGCTATTACCAGCGTTGGCTCAAACGTCACCGCGAGTGGGAGGAAAGGCCGGAACGCTAGCCGGCACCGGTGGCGCTGCCGCCTATAATAGTTTCGGGTTCAGGCGGTAGCCGATTGGGGCAGGCTGTACCTGCCATCGCTTTCTTCAACCTACAATCGGCAGGCACAGCCCGCCCTACGGGCTACAGACCCCACGGACTGCTACAGTTTGGAGCCGACCCGTAGCGTGCATAGGCGGGCCCGCGCCCTACTTCCTGAGCACGTACGTCGCCGTCTGCTGCGTCCAGTCGGTCGGCTCGAGCTGGTTGAGGCGCTTGGTCAGGTCGGAGATCATCCCCGTGCTCTTCGCGTCGAACACAGCGAACATACCTTCTTTGAATCCGAGCGGGATGAGATCTTCCTGACGCCGCGTCGCGATCAGGGTCACGCGTTCTTCGGCGACCGTTCCTTTGAAGCCGGGGAGAAATTTCGCCTGCAAGCGGATGTCGCTGCCCGCGGGCGGGAACTGGTAGGCCTGGCCGCCGCGCACGGCGTTGTTTCGATCCGTTGAATTGGGCAGCAGCAGCGTGACCGAACCGTCGGCAGCGACGGAGAAGAGGTAGACGAAGGCGTCGGCGCCGGTCTGGTAGAAGACCTCGACCGTCTCGCCCTCCTTCAATTCGGCGCGCGACAGCGACAGGCGGGCAGACAGGCCTTGCCCCCGCTCCGGATACACCGGGCGGATCAGGGCACGCAGCGACACCACGTAGCGCTCGCGGTCGGCAGCGTCCCAGTCTTCCTTGACGTCGGCTACCTGCTCGATCTTGCCGCGCACGGCGGCGAAGACGAGGTCTTCAGCGAGCTGGCTATTCGACACCAGCGTGTGGCTCTTGATGAACACACCGGTGGCCTTCTCGATCGCGTTGGTCTCGGCCGCCCGCCGGGCGCGCTGCTTTACTTCGGTGGGCGTTTCCACGTCCCCCTGACGCGCGTCGCCGCTGGCGTCCACCCAGACCGGTGTGTCGGCTGCATCAACGGCGTGAAGTGGGATACAGAGCAGGAGAAGAAGCAGTCTCGCGCCAAGTCGC includes:
- a CDS encoding acyl-CoA dehydrogenase family protein: MAPFAGVDYYDLDELLSEEAKMIRRTVRDFVEREAQPIIEGHHAREEFPRHLIARMGELGLFGANLTGYGCAGLSNIAYGLICQELERCDSGLRSMVSVQGSLAMHAIHAFGSPEQKQRWLPLMAAGKAIGCFGLTEPDHGSDPGAMETRARADGSHFILSGVKRWITNGSIADVAIVWAKAADGIRGFLVERGMPGYSAHDIKGKFSLRASITSELVLDEVRVPHANLLPEVVGLKGPFSCLNQARYGIVWGAIGAALACYQVALEYAQNRTQFDRPLAGFQLVQQKLVHMVTEITKGQLLAWRLGQLKDAGRARPQQISLAKRNNVGHALEIARLARDILGASGIVNEYPVIRHMLNLETVNTYEGTYDMHTLIVGRDLTGLDAIR
- a CDS encoding DUF4384 domain-containing protein gives rise to the protein MDLFRRQAREAGPESVTAHILSTDPRGAVTRITSVCLLHFAPWRLGARLLLLLLCIPLHAVDAADTPVWVDASGDARQGDVETPTEVKQRARRAAETNAIEKATGVFIKSHTLVSNSQLAEDLVFAAVRGKIEQVADVKEDWDAADRERYVVSLRALIRPVYPERGQGLSARLSLSRAELKEGETVEVFYQTGADAFVYLFSVAADGSVTLLLPNSTDRNNAVRGGQAYQFPPAGSDIRLQAKFLPGFKGTVAEERVTLIATRRQEDLIPLGFKEGMFAVFDAKSTGMISDLTKRLNQLEPTDWTQQTATYVLRK